From the genome of Vitis riparia cultivar Riparia Gloire de Montpellier isolate 1030 chromosome 2, EGFV_Vit.rip_1.0, whole genome shotgun sequence, one region includes:
- the LOC117933640 gene encoding uncharacterized protein LOC117933640, whose translation MMGSQGNIRKEDVVQKLKDDGDFDRLRLMIIRKLKDKEELRNSIISMVKQSEALNHAGNENLKPRQFCDAIYKEIQTEAMNHISDSLWEIIRSDDGKSEITKTVQSVYNKLVNPKGNEEGNSSSPNILAQFQNGTGNNSFQKAPASEINDPMSDNELNEPPGFSMNNTHQSNSHGEEKGEQQQPMPSERGPTEEHKEGSNHPLEVLEPHDVDHGVPPGFSAAMENSQPCDGSDEDPDVPPGFG comes from the exons ATGATGGGAAGCCAAGGCAATATCAGAAAGGAAGACGTTGTTCAAAAGCTCAAGGACGATGGCGACTTTGATAGACTCCGTCTCATGATCATTCGCAAGCTCAAGGACAAA GAAGAGTTGCGTAACAGCATTATTTCAATGGTGAAGCAGTCAGAAGCACTTAATCATGCAGGCAATGAAAATCTGAAACCCAGGCAATTTTGTGATGCCATTTACAAAGAGATcca AACAGAGGCAATGAACCACATATCTGATAGTCTGTGGGAAATAATCAGATCAGATGATGGAAAAAGTGAAATTACCAAAACAGTACAATCTGTCTACAATAAATTAGTGAATCCGAAAGGGAATGAAGAGGGCAATTCTTCGTCTCCCAATATCTTAGCACAATTTCAAAATGGAACTGGCAATAACAGTTTCCAGAAAGCCCCAGCCAGTGAAATCAATGATCCAATGTCTGATAATGAGCTGAATGAACCACCAGGTTTCTCTATGAATAACACTCATCAGAGCAACAGCCATGGGGAGGAAAAAGGGGAGCAGCAGCAGCCTATGCCTTCTGAAAGGGGACCCACTGAAGAACACAAGGAAGGGTCCAACCACCCACTGGAAGTTTTGGAGCCACATGATGTTGATCATGGTGTGCCACCTGGATTTTCTGCAGCTATGGAGAACAGTCAGCCATGTGATGGTAGCGATGAGGACCCTGATGTGCCTCCAGGATTTGGTTGA
- the LOC117933626 gene encoding YTH domain-containing protein 1 isoform X1 — translation MSSDTAKENASVVDSSVTDWKHDMGNFDDPESSSYKANEDGYPSGPEEQRHSHTGMLNSSANKKGKLYSTRYFIIKSLNHHNIQLSMEKGIWATQVMNEPILEEAFHNSGKVILIFSVNMSGFFQGYAQMMSSVGWRRDNVWSQGSGGNNPWGRSFKVKWLRLHDLPFQKTLHLKNPLNDYKPVKISRDCQELSQEIGEALCELLDGKTDVGDNLRKNDFSGDDLPPRRPFMEPSCSLPGEEYNLSSMHMTWTPMLYPSLLYQHKAEANRFHLAHQRSTGPFLPENLPISSGPSKVTRVKHPRISGNFTSVQVDHDMSSGFDVWNMSAERSPLASTLTEDDILEMSYEEYLEAHSRSNKKLSQPAAGPLRKIQESTNKEHSDSYSRPVADRCHSRKRTHHSSSK, via the exons ATGTCTTCCGATACTGCAAAGGAAAATGCATCTGTAGTTGATTCATCAGTGACTGATTGGAAACATGATATGGGGAATTTTGATGATCCAG AAAGCTCAAGCTACAAAGCAAATGAGGATGGCTATCCATCTGGGCCCGAAGAACAGCGGCATTCTCACACTGGAATGCTAAATTCAAGTGCAAATAAAAAGGGTAAATTGTATAGTACAAGATATTTCATCATTAAGAGTTTGAACCATCATAATATCCAATTATCGATGGAGAAAGGAATTTGGGCTACTCAAGTCATGAATGAACCAATTTTGGAAGAAGCTTTTCAT AATTCTGGTAAAGTGATTCTAATATTCAGTGTCAACATGAGTGGTTTCTTCCAAGGGTATGCCCAAATGATGTCTTCTGTTGGATGGAGACGGGACAATGTATGGAGTCAAGGAAGTGGTGGAAATAATCCTTGGGGACGCAGTTTTAAGGTCAAATGGCTGCGATTACATGATTTGCCTTTCCAAAAAACGCTGCATCTCAAGAATCCACTGAATGACTACAAACCTGTCAAGATCAGCAGGGACTGCCag GAGTTATCTCAAGAAATTGGAGAAGCTCTTTGTGAGCTCCTTGATGGAAAGACTGATGTGGGTGACAATCTAAGAAA GAATGACTTTTCTGGTGATGATCTTCCTCCAAGAAGGCCTTTTATGGAGCCTTCATGTTCTTTACCAGGTGAAGAGTATAACCTGTCTTCAATGCATATGACATGGACACCCATGCTTTATCCTTCCTTGCTCTACCAACATAAAGCTGAAGCAAATAGATTCCATTTAGCACACCAGAGATCGACCGGACCATTTCTTCCTGAAAATTTGCCTATCTCTTCTGGGCCATCGAAAGTTACAAGGGTGAAACATCCTCGGATTAGTGGTAACTTCACTAGTGTACAAGTGGATCATGATATGTCTTCTGGTTTTGATGTTTGGAATATGTCAGCTGAGAGAAGCCCTCTTGCTAGTACACTGACTGAGGATGATATTCTTGAAATG TCATATGAAGAATACCTAGAGGCTCATAGCAGAAGCAACAAAAAGTTATCCCAACCT GCAGCTGGACCATTGCGGAAAATACAGGAATCAACAAATAAAGAGCACAGCGATTC TTACTCCCGTCCTGTTGCCGATCGGTGCCACTCACGGAAAAGGACTCATCATTCATCCTCCAAATGA
- the LOC117933626 gene encoding uncharacterized protein LOC117933626 isoform X2: protein MLNSSANKKGKLYSTRYFIIKSLNHHNIQLSMEKGIWATQVMNEPILEEAFHNSGKVILIFSVNMSGFFQGYAQMMSSVGWRRDNVWSQGSGGNNPWGRSFKVKWLRLHDLPFQKTLHLKNPLNDYKPVKISRDCQELSQEIGEALCELLDGKTDVGDNLRKNDFSGDDLPPRRPFMEPSCSLPGEEYNLSSMHMTWTPMLYPSLLYQHKAEANRFHLAHQRSTGPFLPENLPISSGPSKVTRVKHPRISGNFTSVQVDHDMSSGFDVWNMSAERSPLASTLTEDDILEMSYEEYLEAHSRSNKKLSQPAAGPLRKIQESTNKEHSDSYSRPVADRCHSRKRTHHSSSK, encoded by the exons ATGCTAAATTCAAGTGCAAATAAAAAGGGTAAATTGTATAGTACAAGATATTTCATCATTAAGAGTTTGAACCATCATAATATCCAATTATCGATGGAGAAAGGAATTTGGGCTACTCAAGTCATGAATGAACCAATTTTGGAAGAAGCTTTTCAT AATTCTGGTAAAGTGATTCTAATATTCAGTGTCAACATGAGTGGTTTCTTCCAAGGGTATGCCCAAATGATGTCTTCTGTTGGATGGAGACGGGACAATGTATGGAGTCAAGGAAGTGGTGGAAATAATCCTTGGGGACGCAGTTTTAAGGTCAAATGGCTGCGATTACATGATTTGCCTTTCCAAAAAACGCTGCATCTCAAGAATCCACTGAATGACTACAAACCTGTCAAGATCAGCAGGGACTGCCag GAGTTATCTCAAGAAATTGGAGAAGCTCTTTGTGAGCTCCTTGATGGAAAGACTGATGTGGGTGACAATCTAAGAAA GAATGACTTTTCTGGTGATGATCTTCCTCCAAGAAGGCCTTTTATGGAGCCTTCATGTTCTTTACCAGGTGAAGAGTATAACCTGTCTTCAATGCATATGACATGGACACCCATGCTTTATCCTTCCTTGCTCTACCAACATAAAGCTGAAGCAAATAGATTCCATTTAGCACACCAGAGATCGACCGGACCATTTCTTCCTGAAAATTTGCCTATCTCTTCTGGGCCATCGAAAGTTACAAGGGTGAAACATCCTCGGATTAGTGGTAACTTCACTAGTGTACAAGTGGATCATGATATGTCTTCTGGTTTTGATGTTTGGAATATGTCAGCTGAGAGAAGCCCTCTTGCTAGTACACTGACTGAGGATGATATTCTTGAAATG TCATATGAAGAATACCTAGAGGCTCATAGCAGAAGCAACAAAAAGTTATCCCAACCT GCAGCTGGACCATTGCGGAAAATACAGGAATCAACAAATAAAGAGCACAGCGATTC TTACTCCCGTCCTGTTGCCGATCGGTGCCACTCACGGAAAAGGACTCATCATTCATCCTCCAAATGA